A genomic window from Phoenix dactylifera cultivar Barhee BC4 unplaced genomic scaffold, palm_55x_up_171113_PBpolish2nd_filt_p 000007F, whole genome shotgun sequence includes:
- the LOC103712289 gene encoding uncharacterized protein LOC103712289 translates to MSKGSSVTSRFGRCLRAPLRVLRRARDMYVRSLTECAGGVQYGAAVGYPTFASVPRSYSFGSARTSSSDEDLRELIRAASQSRAGSLNARAGVVVPRSQSVAVGRIEEDKPCDFDDDVRVGSDLLFPRSRSCAVGAKRRPRWFA, encoded by the coding sequence ATGAGCAAGGGAAGCAGTGTAACGAGCCGTTTCGGCCGGTGCCTGCGAGCGCCGCTACGGGTTCTCCGCCGGGCGCGGGACATGTACGTGCGGAGCCTCACGGAGTGCGCCGGGGGCGTCCAGTACGGCGCGGCGGTCGGCTACCCGACCTTCGCCTCGGTGCCGAGGAGCTACAGCTTCGGGTCGGCGAGGACGAGCTCGAGCGACGAGGACCTGAGGGAGCTCATCCGGGCCGCGTCGCAGAGCCGCGCCGGCTCGCTCAACGCCCGCGCCGGCGTCGTCGTGCCGAGGAGCCAGAGTGTCGCGGTCGGCCGGATCGAGGAGGACAAGCCCTGCGACTTCGATGACGACGTCCGGGTCGGATCCGATTTGCTGTTCCCCCGGAGCCGGAGCTGCGCCGTTGGTGCCAAGCGGCGTCCGCGGTGGTTCGCTTGA
- the LOC120104543 gene encoding caldesmon-like — MLMHIVHDYREKARRCQRSYDEAQARYLAAEARYQASEAERQVLQERIGASEERTRALTAELDEEKGAHTLARSELRAAEARLAAAELALASREQEVGNARLRHSELEREIRTLEQKAAYHEARELEAREQAQSAVALFRESEEFRDLLAEEGVNGLIQGVERGEAAEAIPEVTKVASEVAPAAAEAAEEAPTAEPATPGTTGAEVVELET; from the exons ATGTTGATGCACATAGTCCACGACTACCGGGAGaaggcccggaggtgccagcgtAGTTACGATGAGGCCCAGGCGAGGTACTTGGCCGCCGAGGCGAGGTACCAGGCCTCCGAGGCCGAACGTCAGGTGCTCCAAGAAAGAATTGGAGCATCCGAGGAAAGAACtcgagctctgaccgccgagctcgatgaagaAAAGGGCGCGCATACCCTGGCAAGGTCCGAACTGCGCGCCGCGGAAGCTCGTCTAGCCGCGGCTGAGCTGGCGTTGGCCTCCCgggagcaggaggtggggaatgcccgcctccgacattCAGAGCTCGAGCGGGAAATAAGAACCCTCGAGCAGAAGGCCGCataccacgaggctcgggagctcgaggctcgggagcaagctcAGAGCGCGGTGGCGCTCTttcgcgagtcggaggagttccgcgacCTCCTAGCAGAGGAGGGGGTGAACGGGCTAATCCAAG gggtcgagagGGGTGAAGCGGCCGAGGCGATCCCCGAAGTCACCAAGGTCGCCTCCGAGGTCGCTCCTGCTGCTGCCGAGGCCGCCGAAGAGGCCCCGACTGCCGAGCCAGCTACTCCTGGTACTACTGGAGCCGAAGTAGTCGAGCTCGAGACTTga
- the LOC103712290 gene encoding glycosyltransferase BC10-like, with protein MQARVLPSEDGKDSSQRTQSRVFPARILKFLTLFVVLGIGFFVLSVYTTRYFDLQTIGFQARPVIEPCVKEEQSDLRRLIEPPTNLMHKMSEEELFWRASFAPQVKKYPFKRVPKVAFMFLTKGPLPLSPLWENFFKGHEGLYSIYIHSLPDYQPNFPPTSVFYNRQIPSKVAEWGRMSMCDAERRLLANALLDLSNERFVLLSESCIPLYNFSIIYHYLMRSRYSFVGSFDDPGPYGRGRYNLRMAPEVNIMQWRKGAQWFEVNRKLAIDIVRDTKYYPKFNEFCRPSCYVDEHYFPTMLTIESPHLIANRTITWVDWSRGGAHPATFGKGDITEAFLKKILEGKTCLYNDQPSSVCFLFARKFAPSALEPLLQFATSLLGFE; from the exons ATGCAAGCTAGGGTTTTGCCTTCGGAGGATGGCAAGGATTCGTCGCAGAGGACCCAATCGAGGGTTTTTCCGGCGAGGATTCTCAAGTTTCTCACGCTGTTCGTGGTTCTGGGTATTGGATTTTTTGTCCTTAGCGTGTACACGACTCGGTATTTTGACCTTCAGACGATTGGGTTCCAAGCTCGCCCTGTCATCGAGCCCTGTGTCAAAGAGGAGCAGAGCGATCTTAGACGTTTGATCGAGCCCCCAACCAACCTGATGCACAAGATGAGCGAGGAGGAGCTCTTTTGGCGTGCTTCCTTTGCTCCTCAGGTGAAGAAGTATCCATTTAAGAGGGTTCCGAAGGTTGCCTTCATGTTTTTGACTAAAGGACCTTTGCCGCTCTCTCCACTCTGGGAGAACTTCTTTAAAGGTCATGAAGGGCTTTATTCCATTTACATTCATTCCCTTCCAGATTACCAGCCCAACTTCCCACCAACTTCTGTGTTTTATAACAGGCAGATCCCTAGCAAG GTGGCTGAGTGGGGGAGGATGAGCATGTGCGATGCAGAGAGGCGGCTACTTGCAAATGCATTGCTTGATCTATCCAATGAACGGTTTGTCCTGCTTTCAGAGTCGTGCATTCCTCTGTACAACTTCAGCATTATCTACCACTACTTGATGAGGTCTAGGTACAGTTTTGTTGGGTCATTTGATGACCCTGGTCCCTATGGAAGGGGACGGTACAACCTGAGGATGGCACCTGAGGTCAACATTATGCAGTGGCGTAAAGGGGCCCAGTGGTTTGAAGTGAATCGAAAACTTGCAATCGATATAGTCAGAGACACCAAATATTACCCAAAGTTTAATGAATTCTGCAGGCCATCATGCTATGTGGATGAGCACTACTTTCCCACCATGCTCACAATAGAGTCGCCGCATCTTATAGCAAATAGAACCATAACCTGGGTAGACTGGTCAAGGGGTGGGGCTCACCCTGCAACCTTTGGAAAGGGAGATATTACTGAAGCATTTTTAAAGAAGATTCTTGAGGGTAAGACTTGTTTGTACAATGACCAGCCTTCATCAGTTTGTTTCCTCTTTGCTCGGAAGTTTGCTCCAAGCGCCTTGGAGCCTTTGCTACAATTTGCAACCAGTTTGCTTGGGTTTGAATAA